In the genome of Pseudomonas fluorescens, the window GGTTTTGGCCGCATCGGCCGTAATGTCCTGCGCGCACTCTATACCCAGGGCTACCGTCAGGATCTGCAGATCGTCGCCATCAACGACCTGGGCGACAGCGCGATCAATGCTCATCTGCTCAAGTACGACACCGTTCACGGCACGTTCGATGCCGATGTCCAGCACGATCAGGAGAGCCTGACGGTCAACGGCGACCGCATTTCGGTCAGCGCCATCCGCAACCCGGCCGACCTGCCCTGGGCCGCGGAAAAGATTGATGTGGTGTTCGAATGCACCGGTCTGTTCACCGACCGGGCCAAGGCCGCCGCGCATATTACGGCCGGCGCGCGCAAAGTGATCATCTCGGCCCCGGCCAAAGGCGCCGACGCCACCGTCGTTTACGGGGTGAACCACGACATTCTGCGCCAATCGCACCAGATCATTTCCAACGCGTCGTGCACCACCAACTGCCTGGCCCCGGTGGCCCAGGTGCTGCATCGCGAGCTGGGAATCGAAAGCGGCCTGATGACCACCATCCACGCCTACACCAACGATCAGCACCTGACCGACGTCTATCACGTCGATCCGTACCGCGCCCGTTCGGCCACCCAGAACATGATCCCGAGCAAGACCGGTGCTGCTGAAGCGGTGGGCCTGGTGCTGCCGGAACTGGCGGGCAAATTGACCGGCATGTCGGTGCGCGTCCCGGTGATCAATGTGTCGCTGGTGGACCTGACGGTGCATCTGAAAAAAGAAGCCAGCGCAGAGGAAGTCAATGCGCTGATGAAAGAAGCCAGCCAGCACTCGAAGATCCTTGGGTACAACACCCTGCCGCTGGTCTCCAGCGACTTCAACCACAACCCGCTATCGTCGATCTTCGACGCCAACCACACCAAATCCACCGGCAAGCTGCTCAAGGTACTGGCGTGGTACGACAACGAATGGGGCTTCTCCAACCGCATGCTCGATAACTGCCTGGCGCTGTGCAACGCTGAATAAGCCCGGAGCAACCATCGATGATCGGCATCAGCTTTACGCAAAAGACCATGGCGGCGCGCAAGCGTATCGCCCTGGTCGCCCATGACCACTGCAAGGTGTTCTTGCTGGACTGGGCCGAACGGCAAAAAGACAGACTGGCCCAGCATGATCTGGTCGCCACCGGCACCACGGGGTTGTTGTTGCAACAACGCCTCGACCTGCCGGTGCAAAGCATGATCAGCGGGCCACTGGGCGGCGACCAACAGCTCGGTGCGCAAATCGCCGAGCAGCGGGTCGACATGCTGGTGTTTTTCTGGGACCCGTTCGAACCCCAGCCCCACGACCCGGATATCAAGGCATTGCTGCGGGTCGCGGCGGTGTGGAACATCCCGGTGGCGTGCAACGAATGCAGCGCCGACTATCTGCTCAGCAGCCCGCTGATGGATCAGGCGCACCTCCATCGGATTCCCGATTACGCCACCTATTTGCAGGGTCGCGCATAAAGCTTCACAAATCAGTACTTGACCACTCGAGTAGATGATAAGCATTATCATCTACTCGAAATGGATCAGGTTCTCCCGTGAGTCAGTCGCGCTTCAACCACGTTTTCCTCGCCCAGCGCACCTCCCTGCTGCGCACGCTGGAACGGATGGTCAACAATCACAGCACTGCTGAAGACCTCCTACAGGAAACCTACCTGCGGGTGACCCGTGCATTGAGCGAACGGGCCATCGATCATCTTGAACCCTTTGTCTTCCAGACGGCGCGCAACCTGGCGCTGGACCATTTGCGCGCGCGGCGCATCCATTCGCGCACCATGGTCGAGGACGTGCCGCAGGAGGTGATGCACAGCGTCGCCGCCCCCACCAGCAGCGCCGAAGACGCCGCCCACGCCGAACAATTGCTGGAGCGCCTGAACGTGAGCCTCAGTGAACTCAGCGCCCGCCAACAGCGAATTTTCATCCTCAGCCGCCTGCACGGGCACAGCTACCAGGAAATCGCCGACGAGCTGAACGTGTCCCTCAGCACCGTGCAGAAAGAACTCAAATTGATCATGTCGATCTGCATCGGGGTTGCCGATCGCTTGAACGCCAACTGAGCGCCAAGGCCCTGCGCTTATCTGGACCGACTGCGCTGATCATCGGGCTTTGCTACCCTTGGCCCACTTTTACGCTTCACTAAAAAAACAGCTGTGCACAGACACTGCCGAGGAAACACCGTGACGGACAACCACCGCTCCCCTGAGCCTTCATCGGCGCAGGACCCCGCAAGCGCGATGGACCAGGCCCTGGACTGGCTGATCGTGCTTGGCAGTCCCGACGAGGAGCAGAGCCGCCAATTCCATGCATGGCTCGACGCCGATCCGTTGAATGCCCAGGCGTTCGCCAAGGCCCAGGCGATCTGGGACGGCCCGCAAGTGGCGCAATGCGCGCAAAGCCTGGCCGCCCGTCCGGCGAAAGTCACTGTCCTCGCCCGTCTGCGTCCGCACTGGAAACCACTGGCCACCGCCGCCGTGCTG includes:
- the gap gene encoding type I glyceraldehyde-3-phosphate dehydrogenase, which gives rise to MTLRIAINGFGRIGRNVLRALYTQGYRQDLQIVAINDLGDSAINAHLLKYDTVHGTFDADVQHDQESLTVNGDRISVSAIRNPADLPWAAEKIDVVFECTGLFTDRAKAAAHITAGARKVIISAPAKGADATVVYGVNHDILRQSHQIISNASCTTNCLAPVAQVLHRELGIESGLMTTIHAYTNDQHLTDVYHVDPYRARSATQNMIPSKTGAAEAVGLVLPELAGKLTGMSVRVPVINVSLVDLTVHLKKEASAEEVNALMKEASQHSKILGYNTLPLVSSDFNHNPLSSIFDANHTKSTGKLLKVLAWYDNEWGFSNRMLDNCLALCNAE
- a CDS encoding sigma-70 family RNA polymerase sigma factor; this encodes MSQSRFNHVFLAQRTSLLRTLERMVNNHSTAEDLLQETYLRVTRALSERAIDHLEPFVFQTARNLALDHLRARRIHSRTMVEDVPQEVMHSVAAPTSSAEDAAHAEQLLERLNVSLSELSARQQRIFILSRLHGHSYQEIADELNVSLSTVQKELKLIMSICIGVADRLNAN
- a CDS encoding methylglyoxal synthase yields the protein MIGISFTQKTMAARKRIALVAHDHCKVFLLDWAERQKDRLAQHDLVATGTTGLLLQQRLDLPVQSMISGPLGGDQQLGAQIAEQRVDMLVFFWDPFEPQPHDPDIKALLRVAAVWNIPVACNECSADYLLSSPLMDQAHLHRIPDYATYLQGRA